DNA sequence from the Bdellovibrionales bacterium genome:
GGTTGAAGTTGTCATTCGGGACTATCATACTGGATATGGACGCCAAACTCTGCGGTGGCCGAAAGAGCTTGAATATCTTCGCGAATATTATTCGATTTTAGATCGAAGTCCATTTTCTACTTTTTATAATTATTATCACTTCGGCGCGAGCTTCGATCTGATCGCTGACGACATTGCGAGAATTCAGCCCGATCTCGTTGGTGTATCCTGTTTGTTTACTCCCTACTTTCGGGAAGCTCTCGAAATTTCCCAAAGGGTAAAGAGTTTTCGAAACATTCCGGTGCTCATGGGAGGTTCGCATGTCTCTGCTGTACCAGCATCTGTATTGCAGCACGCCTCAGTGGATTTTGTCATCTGTGGAGAGGGTGAAAAATCTATCGTTGATTTTGTGTCTTTCCTTCAGGGAAAGCTGGCGATAACAGAGGTCGGAGGTCTCGGATATAAAATCAATGGGGAGCTCCAATTTAATCCAATCAAGGAGAACTTTGACATTGGGGAGCTACCTTATCCAGATCTTGGGTCATTCTCTTTAGAGACCTACAAGTACGGTGACCACCCTCTGGCTTTTATGATTACTTCGAAGTTGTCCCCATAAGTGTTCCTTCTGCTCGGTTCATCTAACTTTTGGTCATCGATATCGGAGGCGATCTCCCGAGGATGTTTTGCGTGAGATCGAACTTCGTTATGAGCAAGGTTATCGCGTCATTGATTTTGAAGACGATAATCTCACTTTTTATAAGGATGAAATGAAGCGCCTGTGTGGTGCTTTGATTGAGAGATTTCCCAACCGAGATATGCAATTTGTGGCGATGAATGGAATCAGTTATTTGAGTCTTGATGATGAGCTACTTGAACTCATGTGGAAGGCAGGATTTACTCATCTCAATTTGGCTTTGGTCAGCTCCGATAAAGTGGTACGGGGAAACCACGAAGCGTCCTCATACCCTCGAGGCATATACACGAGTCGTTCACAGGGCGCATTCTTTGGGATTTCATATTGTGTCTTATCAAATTTTAGGATTGCCGAACGAAAATCTAGACAGCATGATGCAAACTTTAGCTTTCAATATTCGATTGCCGGTGCTTTTAGGCGCATCTATATTTTATTTGACCCCCCAGTCTCCAATGGCCCTTAAATTGGGAAATTCACTGAGCGAAGCAGATCATTTCAAAGCTCGCACCACCGCAATTGCACATGAATCTCAGTTTTTCTCGCCAAGACATTTATACCCTGTTTATTGTGAATAGATTTTAATCACCTTAAAGGACTGAAACTTGAAAGGACCAGTCTTTGTCGGATCTTTTATTGAGCGTCAGGATGATTGTGGTTTGGCCCTTTTTTTCTGATTGTCTGAAATCGGGGGTTTTATATTTTATCAATCGACAAGGTCGGTTTCCCAATCTCAAATTTAGGACGGAACTTTTAATAAAAACAATGGGGGCAGGTTCCAGTTTGCTGACCACACAAGATGGTCACAAAATTGAACTGGATGAGCTGGGTCAAAATCAGGAATCGCTTGCATCAATCATTCTGAATAGACACAGGATAGTATCGGCCTAAAGAAATTGTTCAGGCCAGCCAGATAAATCTGGTCATAAAGGTAGAAATCTTAACGAAAGATCTAGATTTTAAAACTGGCGGGCCCGCAAGCCATCATTGAATCTGTTGTATTAAAGAGGAGCTGGCTGAGAGTTCAGCCAGGCGCCCTTGGAGTTTGGAACAACAATCAAGTGGGCCAGTTTATATGATCTTTGATGTGCACAACATTAGCGTCTGACTGTGCAGGAATGGTGCAAGTCTCATCAATCGTCACAGCATCTAATGGAAATCCAAGTTCTGCAGATTTCTCTAGGAGATAAATTGCGATCACCTCTGAGGTTGGATTGTCATTAAATACAAAATGCCTCTGATGGGTGGATCTTAAAAATTCAATGGTCAATTCATCTGAATCAGCCAAGAGCGTGGCGTGATCCCAGTTTTCCTTGCACCAGTCTTTAATGACCTTAAAGTCAGCAAAGTCTTTGAGCATGCCAAATTGGTTGAGCTGCAAGCCCTTTATTTCACAGGTAATTCGAAAAGAATGGCCATGAAGATTCTGACAGCGTCCTGGATAGCCCTTAACCAAGCGGTGTGCGGCTTCAAATGAAAACGTGGTTGTCAAAATTACAATAGGTCTGCTCATGGGAACGGAGAATGCGTTATTGCGAGGATTCAGTCAACATTTGAGATATTTTGACATACCCCATGGGGGTATAGTAGAATCAAGGGGAGCACGAGCGGGTTTGAAGATCTAAGTAAGTTTGTGCGTTTTCAAATGCTATCTGATCTGGGAGGTCACTTTGTGAGACAAGAATACTTAATTCAGGGTATGACCTGCGCTTCTTGTGCGAGAAACATTGAGGCTTCCCTCAGGCGAATGCCTGAGATTGAAAACGTGGAAGTTAATTTTGTGACCAATCGCGCGACCCTTATTATCAAGGAAGGCTTGGGAGTATTGAAGAAACTCTCATCGCCGTCCGCAAAGCAGCCAGCTCCATCGGATATGAATTCATCGAAATAAAAGGTGGCCAATCGCAGTTTTCCGCAGAAAATTCTTATAAGGCAGAACCTGTCGATCTCGCTGAAGTTAATGACCAATCAAGAGAAGACAAAAATTTGCGAATTCGCATGATAGCGGCGGGAATTTTGACCATTCCTCTTTTTTTGTTGGGAATGGATTTGGTTCCTTTTGCTCGTGAATGGTCGACTTTTTTAAATCACTTGATACAGTTGCTATTGGTTCTTCCCATTTTGTTTTGGTCTGGGAAGAGATTTGTCTTTGGTCTGTTCCTCACTCTGAGAACGGGTCATGCCAACATGAATACTTTGGTGGGACTGGGAACCCTATCGGCCTTTGTATATAGTCTCGTTCTAACTCTGAGACCCAATCTCTTTAGACATGAGGGACTTTCTGCGCACGTTTATTACGAGTCTGTTGGGTTCATCGTGCTATTTATTTTAATCGGCCAATTTCTTGAAAACAGAGCCAAACTGAAAACTTCAATGGCCGTACGGGGGGGCTATTTGAGCTGAAGAGCAAAGAGGCTCTGGTGGTTGTCAATGGTGAGCTTACAAGGCTTGCAATCGAGAAGGTTGTCGTTGGTGATACTGTTTCGGTTCGTCCGGGAGAAAGAATTCCTGTGGATGGCGAGGTGTTAGAGGGAAATTCGTTCGTCGACGAGTCCATGGTGACGGGAGAACCAATTCCCGTAGAAAAGAAGTCTGGTTCTGAGGTCATTGGTGGGACACTCCAATCAAAGGGCGCTTTTCAAATGAGAGCCTGCAAGGTGGGCAGCGAAACCTTCCTGTCTCAAATTATTAAATTGGTCCAAGATGCTCCAAAATTCGAAGGCCCCATTGAGCGGTTTGCGGATCGAGTGAGCTCGATTTTTGTCCCCACTGTTTTCATTTTGGCTTGTTTGAGTTTTAGCATCTGGATGCTCGTAGGGCCCGAGCCTCGATTGACTTACGGTCTTGTTGCCTTTGTTTCTGTGCTCATCATTGCATGTCCCTGCGCCCTGGGATTAGCGACACCCACGGCAATCATCGTCGGAATCGGTCGAGGAGCTCAGCGAGGAATTTTGTTTCGCAGTGCTGAGGCAATAGAGGTGGGTGAAAAGATAACAGCGATCATTTTGGATAAAACAGGAACAATCACGGAGGGTCATCCAAAGTCCTTGTGGCAAAAATATTGAACAATGAGATCGTTGGAAAAAGAGAGATTTTACAACTGGCTCTTGAGCCTGGAAAGTCGATCTGAACACCCACTGGGTCAAGCAATTTCAGAATTTGCAAAAGACAATGGTGGAATGAGCGTGGATGTGGAGAACTTTCAGTCCTTAACAGGTTTTGGCATCATAGGGCTTGCAGAAAAAAAGAGAATATTGGTGGGCAATCAAAAATTGATGCTCAACGAATCTTACCAACTCAACGAAGAAGTGATGAAAACTCTGGAAGAATGGGGATCACTGGGCCACACGCCTGTATTTGTGGCGGTAGAAGCTTGTCTTGCCATGATGATAGCAGTGGCAGATCCGATAAAAAAGAACGCACCTCGGGTTGTACGTGAGCTTGGAGAAATGGGAATTGAGGTGTGGATGATGACAGGGGATTCGCAAAGGGCTGCGGGAAGTGTAGCGAACCAAGTTGGGATCATGAGATTTGCGGGAGAGGTTTTGCCAGGGGACAAACTTATGAAGGTCAAGGAATTGCAATCGGCAGGTCGCCGAGTGGCAATGGCTGGGGATGGTATCAATGATGCACCTGCCTTGGCTCAAGCGGATATAGGTATTGCAATGAGCACTGGAACGGACATCGCAATTGAATCAGCTGACATGACTCTGATAAATGGCGATTTGGAGCTTTTGCCGATCGGCTTTGAAAATTTCCAAGAAACCATGAGGGTTGTTCGTCAAAATCTGTTTCTATCATTTGTCTACAATGGTCTTGGAATCCCCTTGGCGGCGGGGTCTTGTTTCCGACAACAGGGACCCTGCTCCCTCCTGTCTTTGCTGCATTAGCTATGGCCTTGAGCAGTATCTCTGTAGTACTCAATAGCCTTCGATTGAAAAGTAAAAATCTTGGAGGCATCTAATGGAAAAAAAGGAACTTCTCACACGAGTCATCTCAATCGCTTGAAGCGCCTTGAAGGACAAATTCGTGGGATCGCCAAGATGGTTGAAGAGAAGCGCTACTGCATGGACATTTTAACTCAAATCAAAGCGGTGCGTTCGGCATTGGGTTCTTTGGAAGAAAATCATTGAACAGCACATCGACCATTGTGTCAGGAAGGCAATTGGATCGAATGATAAAAATGAAAAGGGCTTGGTGATCAAAGAAATCATGGAGTTACTGGAGTCTGCGCGAGCAAGATACGCGAGATCTAACAGCCTGTCCCAACAGGAGGAGGTTCCTGTTCTATGCAGCGTGGGCTTGTTGGTGGACAGGTCAGTCGCAGGTGGAAATGATCGTGGTGGTTTTTCAGGGGGCGCAAGCTTCTGAGAACTGCGGCCACTTTTTGATCTGAGTCTTGATTTTTCCACTTGAGGCAAAATGCTTTTTGACGACCTCGTCGACAAAATTCGATTCACTCTACCCGTCTGAATAAGGCGGTTAAAGATTTCTCCGTTTCGATCTGAGTCAAAGTTTGAGGAGAGGACTCCTCTCGGGACAAAATCTTCATTAAATCCAAGATCGTTATCGGGGTTCTGTTCTTTGTGATTGAGGCGATAGTAGGCAATGTCGACATCAAGACCGTTTTGATGACTCCCGTGGCGCCCCAGGGGGCCTCCTCCTGCCCCGCTGATATCGCCAATCTGAAGTCGCTCCCCATTTGGAAAGTCCAGAGAGATGCTTTTTGCAATATCGGCCAGTATTTTCACCAAGTCACCAGTTGCGTAGGCTCGATTTCTGCCCTGCATGATTTTCAAGATGCCCTGT
Encoded proteins:
- a CDS encoding cobalamin-dependent protein (Presence of a B(12) (cobalamin)-binding domain implies dependence on cobalamin itself, in one of its several forms, or in some unusual lineages, dependence on a cobalamin-like analog.) — its product is MAYLNAALQKHHPEVEVVIRDYHTGYGRQTLRWPKELEYLREYYSILDRSPFSTFYNYYHFGASFDLIADDIARIQPDLVGVSCLFTPYFREALEISQRVKSFRNIPVLMGGSHVSAVPASVLQHASVDFVICGEGEKSIVDFVSFLQGKLAITEVGGLGYKINGELQFNPIKENFDIGELPYPDLGSFSLETYKYGDHPLAFMITSKLSP
- a CDS encoding 6-pyruvoyl tetrahydropterin synthase family protein gives rise to the protein MSRPIVILTTTFSFEAAHRLVKGYPGRCQNLHGHSFRITCEIKGLQLNQFGMLKDFADFKVIKDWCKENWDHATLLADSDELTIEFLRSTHQRHFVFNDNPTSEVIAIYLLEKSAELGFPLDAVTIDETCTIPAQSDANVVHIKDHINWPT
- a CDS encoding heavy-metal-associated domain-containing protein; the encoded protein is MRQEYLIQGMTCASCARNIEASLRRMPEIENVEVNFVTNRATLIIKEGLGVLKKLSSPSAKQPAPSDMNSSK
- a CDS encoding HAD-IC family P-type ATPase, which codes for MVVNGELTRLAIEKVVVGDTVSVRPGERIPVDGEVLEGNSFVDESMVTGEPIPVEKKSGSEVIGGTLQSKGAFQMRACKVGSETFLSQIIKLVQDAPKFEGPIERFADRVSSIFVPTVFILACLSFSIWMLVGPEPRLTYGLVAFVSVLIIACPCALGLATPTAIIVGIGRGAQRGILFRSAEAIEVGEKITAIILDKTGTITEGHPKSLWQKY
- a CDS encoding HAD-IC family P-type ATPase, which translates into the protein MRSLEKERFYNWLLSLESRSEHPLGQAISEFAKDNGGMSVDVENFQSLTGFGIIGLAEKKRILVGNQKLMLNESYQLNEEVMKTLEEWGSLGHTPVFVAVEACLAMMIAVADPIKKNAPRVVRELGEMGIEVWMMTGDSQRAAGSVANQVGIMRFAGEVLPGDKLMKVKELQSAGRRVAMAGDGINDAPALAQADIGIAMSTGTDIAIESADMTLINGDLELLPIGFENFQETMRVVRQNLFLSFVYNGLGIPLAAGSCFRQQGPCSLLSLLH